The Brassica napus cultivar Da-Ae chromosome C7, Da-Ae, whole genome shotgun sequence genome has a segment encoding these proteins:
- the LOC106440126 gene encoding lipid phosphate phosphatase epsilon 1, chloroplastic isoform X1 has translation MAVLVERFARRDGSEQSGSVEQEGSINGSPEVRHEMVAGRGVEAIVNSLSKWVVSILFASIILLRHDGTALWGIIGSVSNSALSVVLKRILNQARPATTSRTDPGMPSTHAQSISFISVFAVLSVMEWLGTSKVSLFLSFLIIASGLYFIRLRVSQKLHTSSQVVVGAIVGSVFCIFWYTMWNSLLLEAFESSLVLQISVFLVAAALTLAFATHVVLNWFRNDK, from the exons ATGGCCGTTTTAGTTGAAAGATTTGCTCGCAGAGACGGAAGCGAACAATCTGGGTCGGTCGAGCAAGAAGGTTCCATCAATGGATCTCCAGAGGTCCGGCACGAGATGGTCGCAGGTCGTGGGGTTGAAGCAATTGTTAATAGTCTG AGCAAATGGGTTGTGTCTATTCTGTTTGCTTCCATCATTCTTCTGAGGCATGATGGTACAGCCTTGTGGGGAATCATTGGATCCGTTTCGAATTCGGCTCTTTCCGTGGTGCTGAAGCGTATACTTAACCAAGCGAGACCTGCTACAACCTCGCGAACTGATCCCGGGATGCCATCTACTCACGCCCAGTCTATCTCTTTCATATCTGTGTTTGCTGTTTTGTCTG TTATGGAATGGCTTGGAACCAGTAAAGTCTCTCTGTTCCTTAGCTTCCTTATAATCGCGTCgggtttatatttt ATACGGTTAAGGGTTTCTCAGAAGCTTCACACAAGCAGTCAAGTTGTTGTTGGTGCAATCGTGGGTTCTGTTTTCTGCATCTTCTGGTACACAATGTGGAACTCGCTTCTCCTTGAAGCCTTCGAGTCATCTCTAGTACTCCAAATATCTGTATTTCTGGTTGCAGCTGCACTTACGCTAGCTTTTGCAACCCATGTTGTACTTAACTGGTTCAGAAACGATAAATGA
- the LOC106440126 gene encoding lipid phosphate phosphatase epsilon 1, chloroplastic isoform X2 yields MVAGRGVEAIVNSLSKWVVSILFASIILLRHDGTALWGIIGSVSNSALSVVLKRILNQARPATTSRTDPGMPSTHAQSISFISVFAVLSVMEWLGTSKVSLFLSFLIIASGLYFIRLRVSQKLHTSSQVVVGAIVGSVFCIFWYTMWNSLLLEAFESSLVLQISVFLVAAALTLAFATHVVLNWFRNDK; encoded by the exons ATGGTCGCAGGTCGTGGGGTTGAAGCAATTGTTAATAGTCTG AGCAAATGGGTTGTGTCTATTCTGTTTGCTTCCATCATTCTTCTGAGGCATGATGGTACAGCCTTGTGGGGAATCATTGGATCCGTTTCGAATTCGGCTCTTTCCGTGGTGCTGAAGCGTATACTTAACCAAGCGAGACCTGCTACAACCTCGCGAACTGATCCCGGGATGCCATCTACTCACGCCCAGTCTATCTCTTTCATATCTGTGTTTGCTGTTTTGTCTG TTATGGAATGGCTTGGAACCAGTAAAGTCTCTCTGTTCCTTAGCTTCCTTATAATCGCGTCgggtttatatttt ATACGGTTAAGGGTTTCTCAGAAGCTTCACACAAGCAGTCAAGTTGTTGTTGGTGCAATCGTGGGTTCTGTTTTCTGCATCTTCTGGTACACAATGTGGAACTCGCTTCTCCTTGAAGCCTTCGAGTCATCTCTAGTACTCCAAATATCTGTATTTCTGGTTGCAGCTGCACTTACGCTAGCTTTTGCAACCCATGTTGTACTTAACTGGTTCAGAAACGATAAATGA
- the LOC106440124 gene encoding uncharacterized protein LOC106440124 has product MDSIDFDSVKAEKANALRRFQSIGLLLRIAEICAALLFVCWIFTSLPFAGEFLRRLSSVVSTPLFMFVLTNSIVVALLTTKSTVFSGGGAEADIFRAFSRSGESRVSSSDGDLTGETIVLDDKEMIDTETDINSSSNSNPTVARGQHVTTEPEKDSITVTDVTNDHPPPPTKVYKRSKTEISAKQSPAMVTKPTLRRSETEKCRETVASCEEVPFPEDNLTNEEFQKTIEAFIAKQLIFRRRESLAVVIHN; this is encoded by the coding sequence ATGGATTCCATCGATTTCGACAGCGTGAAAGCAGAGAAAGCCAATGCGCTGCGTCGTTTCCAGAGCATTGGTCTCCTCCTCCGCATAGCGGAGATCTGCGCCGCTCTTCTCTTCGTCTGTTGGATATTCACTTCCCTCCCTTTCGCCGGCGAGTTCCTCCGTCGTCTCTCTTCCGTCGTTTCCACTCCTCTCTTCATGTTCGTCCTTACAAACTCCATCGTCGTCGCTCTTCTCACCACCAAATCCACCGTCTTCTCCGGCGGCGGAGCAGAGGCGGATATCTTCCGCGCGTTCAGCAGATCCGGAGAGAGTCGCGTCAGTTCTTCCGACGGAGATCTGACGGGAGAGACAATCGTCTTGGACGACAAAGAGATGATCGACACGGAAACCGATATAAATTCGAGTTCAAATTCAAATCCGACGGTGGCGCGTGGTCAACACGTGACAACCGAACCGGAGAAGGACTCGATTACTGTCACTGATGTAACGAACGATCATCCTCCTCCACCGACGAAGGTCTATAAAAGAAGCAAAACGGAAATCTCTGCGAAACAGAGTCCAGCGATGGTGACGAAACCTACGCTCCGGCGATCGGAGACGGAAAAGTGCCGTGAAACCGTCGCGTCGTGCGAAGAAGTGCCGTTTCCGGAGGATAATCTGACAAACGAAGAGTTTCAGAAAACGATCGAAGCGTTCATCGCGAAACAGTTGATATTTCGTCGCCGAGAATCTCTCGCCGTCGTTATCCataattaa